Genomic segment of Alligator mississippiensis isolate rAllMis1 chromosome 6, rAllMis1, whole genome shotgun sequence:
tgatccaggctgacctggacaggctcagcaaatgggcagatgagaacctgatggtgtttaacactgaaaaatgcaaggttctccaccttgggaggaaaaacctgcggcatccttataggctcggccgtgctacactggttagcactacagaagaaagagacgtgggggtcatcattgaccacaagatgaacatgagcctgcaatgtgatgctgtggctagtaaagcaaccaaaatgctggcttgcatccatagatgcttcttaagcaaatcctgggacggcattctccccttgtactcggccatggtgaggccgcagctggagtactgcatccagttttgggttccacaattcaaaaaggatgtggagaaccttgagagagtgcagaggagagccatgcatatgatcagaggtcaggaaaacagaccttatgacaacagactgagagccatggggctccttagcctggaaaagtgcaggctcagggatgatctgatggctacctataagtttatcaggggtgaccaccagtatctgggggaacgtttgatcaccagagcaccccaagggatgacaaggtcaaatggttacaaactactgcaagaccgattcaggttggacataaggaagaatttctttactgtccgagcccccaaggtctggaacagcctgccatcggaggtggttcaagcacttacatAGAATACCTTCaaaagtaaattggatgcttatcttgctgcaatcctgtgaccccagctgatttcctgccctttgggcagggagctggactcaatgatcttccaaggtcccttccagccctaatgtctatgaaatcaattaaATAAGCTGAAGTCTTCACggtgacaccagcgctgcagtctttggtttgctaccttgatcctcctctccctcctcagcccatagcctgaaacTGGAAAAGACTATATGCACCATAAGTAAAATCTATATATTATCTTGTCTTACAGGCACAGTATCATTATAATCAATCATTTAAAGTCATCCAGGGAACATTTTTCATAGGGTTAAAGGAGACTCATGCATACTAGTGCTGATAATCCTGTGTTTTTTGGTATCCGTAAATTAACAAGACTGGAGTAATTCACATTTTATGCAAGCACTGTACATGTCTCCTATCAATTATACCTTTatgtactgtgcagttagcatctcatgtagatgcaccccctgtctgATCTCCAGCTCTGATTCCTGAttcctgtccaatctgctgctgtgATACCATGATCTACCTTAGTGGCTGCCAGCATAGTCCCAGGAGTTGATTTAACTTCAGAGTTTGTGTAGTTAAGGTTCAGTCAGTGTGTTCCCATTCTAAGGAAGGCACCAGAGAAGATAGTCCTATTTGTTCCAATTCCAGCTTGCTTGGAAGCTTACTGTGTGTTAGAGAAATTGCAGctcaatctgaaaaaaaaatccttcaaaatCTTATCATAGTCTTTTGTGATGTCAGTCTCTTTCTTCCCAAAGCCTTTGGTATATTCTCTGCTGGGTTTTTTGCGGTTTTTGGGGGGtgtttttgtttggggggtgTTCATTTGCTTGGAGCTGTAAGTGTTCAAAGCCCTGAGGTGTGCAAGcaaaagaaatgttttattttattttctcatctACATGCACATACTAACCTGCAAGATCAAGTGGAAACTGCAACATACTCCAAGTCCAGACAGCAAGAATTGCATACACAAGAACATggttattcctttaaaaaattaaaaaaaaaggtaaggaGATGGCCCCTGGGTCTTTAGGACATCACCATTGTAAAGGAATTTGCATGTAACTGTATAGCTGTTGGGTACTTGAAAGCTCTTGGGACACTCCAGGAGAATTATGGAGAAACATGGGACAGTCCTTGCTAAGAACTTCTGCAGTTCTTGATGTGATTCAGCCATGTGTGTAAGAGGATTACCCCAGAGCTTAATATTCTAAACTGATCCGAGCATGGAAACAAATTTTTGGAGCTGTAAGTGTTCAAAGCCCTGAGGTGTGCAAGcaaaagaaatgttttattttattttctcatctacatgggggggggggtaggaggggggagggagggggaggaagtagATGCTTTGCccttgtagctttttttttttatcaggctGAACCTTCTCTGTTATGTGTTAGGGACCATTTCCTACTGTGAAGCAAATTTGATTGGTAGGTGTAAAGGTTAGTGGAATAATGAAAAGCACCTGGTTTATACATATTTTCAGAGATGAAAACAGAGTCCAGCTCCCCATGATATGTGGGAGTTGCATTATTTGTGAGAAATCAGATAATGTTTATCTGTTAAAAGCTTCCAAAGTTGTGCAAGTCCCTCGTCATCTGCAAATTCACACTGGAAACATTCCCTGTTTTCTACATAAAATAACCAACCGCACAATTTAGATAATAAATAAAGCAAACTATTTAATACAACATCACAGTCAGTAAGTATCTAATTTATGAAAAAGAATTTTATGAACGATTTACTAACacatttttactgatttacattTCTCTGTTTTTACATATTTGTACCAATAGTTGGACTAGCTCTAGCTGTAAGTACTGTAACACCACATTACACCATATCTTCACTCAGCCCCATTATTTTATGGGATGTAGTAAGTTTCTATGTTTGTTATATATCAATATCTCCAATAAAACTCATGGGACCTACTTGTGCCCCTTAGgaagggctagggcaggggttttcaaccttttttaataagtgtaccccttctgcctcaaagtttcagctcatgtacctctttatatatttttcttgttttaaaagggcggtgtgtgtgtgtgaaaattgaggcccccatggtgagggagggctggggctggggcaggggcagaggcaggcactgcacagccagggtaaagtgtgggatggagccacaagagcagcttgtctggggggtgtggggaggcggGGCAGGGGAACGTGCCCCcacatctgtgcatggggcagaggcagctgctgctgcaggctggactatacaccctgctgctgctgccccaagagCCATGCGACGCcatgtccctcctgcccctgggtgggcaggggaaagacacacacacacacatacaaacacacaaagaTGCAGACACAACACACAAAGATGCAGTCACACACAGATACATACATGGACTCACCCCCCCAGCAGgcgagtgtgtgtgggggaaaggggtgggctaggggggaggggagggaaggggctgcaggaagggggcagatggacatccccacagtgcaggagggtgtggggtaggggcaggagtgAAGGGTATTTAGACCAGGCTGGGTCCTGGGACACTGGGAGCCTGGTGCCACATCCAGAGGCTGTCAAGGGAGTGGCTGGGGACAGGGTGACTGCTGAAGCCCAGCTGTCCTGCAAGAAGAGCGGTTGCACTGTCAAAGGCACCCCACTGGGCTAGCAGGCCCAGAAGAAGATTAATCAGGCACTAATTCAATTTATAATAACCACTTTCAGGCATCTGCACAAACATTTGCCATCTCTGTCACTGTCTTCACACCCCACGCTGCTGTCTCCACCATGCCTTGCGCCACTTTCCCATGGCCAGTTGCACATGAGGCTCCACCAGCAGCTGACTGGTCTTGCACCCAGGAAATCatgtgctgctggaggcaggcagaggacacactccctctcctcccacccctgctgttcAGAGCCTCACAGCTCTGTTGTAAGGGGGTAGAGGCTAATCAGGAGAgcgagctggggtggggaggcactgcagTGTGCTATGTGTGGCTGGTGGCACCCAGcgcatccctccccctccccagaggagacactgctgctgcaccccagggtgcaCTCCATGCTCACCCACCTGCACGTACACCCAACCTTTTTAAGTATCTCTGGGTTTATGCGTACCCCCCAGTTGACAACACTTGGGTTAGGGAAAGTTAGGAATATAATAGAGTCCACTGAATACAGCAGTTATCTCTGATACAACAACTTAAAACAGTGGctctcaagttttttttttttgctgtaactCTAAATCTAGGTtgtgatcccagccccatgcctccgTCGCTGACTCACTCATACCCGGTGGTgccagcagagcctggggcatgctgggatcatggggggcagcagcagtgagagccatGTGGACTGTGCACCCTGCAGGTGGTAGAGGAGGAGCGAGGGACTGATTTGGGACCCttgggtcacaacccaagttTGGGAGCCACTGACTTAAAATGTACAGAAAGTAACAAAATTTAATGTGAAACAAATATCTTTGAGTAGTTCTCTGCTGCATGTAAAGTATGTACTTCAGGAAATAATATTTACCTTATGTCTTTTATTTCCAAGGTCTCACTAGTGAATTCAAGTATATCTGCTGCAGTTCCCACAAACATAAGAAGCAGCTGTGACAACTGATCACGGGTGATTTCACCACCAATAGGAAGAAGCCATCTCccaattattagtagtagtagaaaaGTCTGGTGAAGTCCCAGCGTCCACGCACTCTCACACACTGTGGAGAGCTGACTGACAAGAACCTTAGCCTATTTAAAgaccaaaacaaagaaaaaaatgctttaactACAGGCAATCCCCAGTtaatgctcttaattggttctggaaaaactgAGTGTTAAGCAGAACCAAATGCTAAGCAAAACTCATTTCACCATAGGAATGAATGTAACTAGAAATAATTGGTTGCTATCTCTTCTCATTGCCACTGCCACATCCCttaccctgccccacctgcctgctggccactccagccccacatgccagctcaggcctggtgctcctgctgccccgcccTGGGCCCACCAGGGTAAGGAGCTCTTGCAGGAAGAACTACTTAGAGATGTTTGACAGTCTGGGCTGCTGCCTGCAAGATTAGTAGAGCTAGGTGGTACACAATAATAAAAGAGAAGTTTACCTCCTTAAAGAGGCAGAGTGTGGCCTGCATTATTATTCTTATATTGCAGCCCGTGGGGCTtgtttttctgttgtcttttataCCGGTGGATCAGGAAGAGGctaattggggaggaggaggcctcgtTGGGGCACACACTTATGTAGAACCCAGCACTAGAGGGGTTCATTCACAGGGGCTGgacagcccagcaccagaggggtgcagtcgcaggggccaggggctcagTGACAACTGGAGGCCAAGTTAGGACAAGACTTCATCGGTGAGATAATATTTATATACCACCTGTGAGATATaggacatggtaaaggggaggttttggagccactCATCTAGCCCAAAATACTTGGGGTATTCCATGAAGCACCAACTTAGAGCAGGACCCAGCAAGGGGTAAAAGAACTTgcagggtttagtggggtccaaTAGGACTGTGACCATGCAGAAACTTGTGGGCAgcctattatttatttataccaacaagacatggtgggtgagaaaAGAAGGTGCCAGCAGGGCAGAATTGACACAGTCATGGAGCCCTAGGAGCATCATGGCCAACCCTGGGGACGCAGCACTGTGACAACTACCCTTTGCAGAGCAAACAGCTTAAAACCCATTGAATTTCATCTTGTCACatttagggaagaaaaaaattccTTCAAACTAAGACTTCTATCAACAAGTTTTATTGCCCAGCACTGTACATCAGTGTCTTTTGATAAGTGTTATTACTTGCAACGATATCCTTTTTGTGTCCACTATGATAGAATTTACCAAATAGACCCAGTTATTTCTTATCATATGCCCCTTTCTAATCATAAGGGAGATGATGGGGATATAGAATAGGGAAAAGTATTCCACCAGCTTAATTAGGTGATGATCTGCTGCCTCGCTTCTGTTATTCTCTTTGGATTGATTGAAGTCTTCTCTGTGGCTGATATTCTGCAGCTTTTGTTCATATCCATTACTGCAAAActgcaataaaacaaaacatcagATGTGAAATACACCATGTGGAGGTAGATTTCTGAGCAGACACCTCTTCCTCCCTTCTGGCATTTTAACTCCAATCTTTCAGTCTTGTGCTTTAGCCACATTTGCAGTATATCCTTGCAGCAACTTCTTATTTACTGCTTGCTAGCTTGAACtttacagttaaaaaaaccccagctaaTCTCAACAGCACCATCTATTTTCTAAGACTATTCAAGAAACACCACATCATTCCCAGAGAACTAAACATCTACAAGCCTCTGACTaccacaactccaaatatgcttcgcAACTATGCAGGAAAACTTCAGAAAAACTTAGAAATCATCTTCACATAACCTACTTCAAAAGTAATCAACTGAAGAAGGAAAACAATATATGTTACAACAACCTAAAAGACAGAAATCTGGATATCTTCCCAAACATTATACAATGTATACAAAAAGACTACCCAAGATTTTTTACAACATCCATCCAaccaaaaagaagaaatggaaccaattactacagaaacaactttcccagccacaaaacaaccctCAGAGAAACAACATCAATACtgtacaacattccaacctcatacTTGATGAAACAGAAGGAATTAATCAATcctcaaatattatcaatctctccacacacacacttaccaaagctgGAAAATCTGTCCCCTCCAAAGGCCTTAATTTCTATCCTGAAAAATGCCTGAACAAGACACTACAATGTGGAGAAATAGAAGATTTTTTCTAAC
This window contains:
- the TMEM26 gene encoding transmembrane protein 26 isoform X3 gives rise to the protein MELLVLINALVTRLLFILHSLIGVWRVTEVKKEPMYWLLALLNLLLCLETGLTLKFKQGKGYKWFSPTIFLYLISIVPSLWLLETGHENQFCSNGYEQKLQNISHREDFNQSKENNRSEAADHHLIKLAKVLVSQLSTVCESAWTLGLHQTFLLLLIIGRWLLPIGGEITRDQLSQLLLMFVGTAADILEFTSETLEIKDIRNNHVLVYAILAVWTWSMLQFPLDLAESLSSGEATCNFTTARTSSSKIEKQNKHIQSCFYPVVKEE
- the TMEM26 gene encoding transmembrane protein 26 isoform X2; the encoded protein is MELLVLINALVTRLLFILHSLIGVWRVTEVKKEPMYWLLALLNLLLCLETGLTLKFKQGKGYKWFSPTIFLYLISIVPSLWLLETGHENQFCSNGYEQKLQNISHREDFNQSKENNRSEAADHHLIKLAKVLVSQLSTVCESAWTLGLHQTFLLLLIIGRWLLPIGGEITRDQLSQLLLMFVGTAADILEFTSETLEIKDIRNNHVLVYAILAVWTWSMLQFPLDLAESLSSGEATCNFTTARTSSSKIEKQNKHIQSCFYPVVKGNFSEISF